DNA sequence from the Candidatus Hydrogenedentota bacterium genome:
TCCCCGGCATGGCCCGCGAATGGCTACAGGAACAGGAGGGCGTGTTCCAGGTCTACTTCACCGGCTGCGGCGGCAACATCGCGGCGGGCAAGTACAACGACGGCACGCCAGAGGCGCGGCAGGGGCTTTACGAGCGACTGCGCGCCGCCATGAAAGCCTCGGCGGAGGCCACGGTCTACGCGCCCGCAGAGGACGCAGACTGGCGCGCCGTCCCCGTGTATTTTACCCCGCGCACCGACGAGGGCTTCCGCGGGCCTGAGTTGAAGGAGCGCATTTGGAACAAGTCGGGCACACCCAACGACCGCATCTGCGCCGCCATGGTGATGGCGTGGCAGGAAAGCGCGAAAAAGCCCATCACCCTGACCGCCGCGCACATCGGCAACATTCGCCTGCTGCACCTGCCCGGCGAGGTTGCCGTCGAGTTTCAGCTCTTCGCGCAGGAATTGTGCCCGGACCAGTTTGTGGCCGTGGCGGCCTACGGCGACTGCGGCCCCGCCTACATCAACCTGGAGCGCTTCACCGCCGAGGGCGGCTACGAGCCCGGCGCCGCGCAGGTGGTGCCCGAAACCGAACAGTTGCTCCGCTCCGCCATCAAAACCCTGCTGGCCTGACGCGGTTCGGTTTCAACCCGTCCCGGGTTTTTCGGCGACCCACAGCCGTGTCTGCGGGGTGACGGGCACGGCGTGTCCGGGGGCGAAACCCGCCGCATCGGTCCATTCCGCCACCTCCCCGAAGGAGTAGGTGCCGCCGCCGGGGGTGTGGACCAGCATGTGCAGGGCGAAAATCAGGCTGAAGGCCGGGCCGGAGCGGTCATTCTCGGTGAGAAAGTCCTTGATGACAAGGACACCGCCCGGCTCCAGCACCTGGAAGGCCTTTTCCACAAGGCGCGCATTCTCGGCCGCGCTGAAACTGTGGATGATGTTGGACATGAAGACGAGGTCGTGGGGGCCGCCCAGGGGGTCCGTGTGGCAGTCGCCGGAGAGGAAACCGAAGCGGTCAGTGAGCCCCGCCGCCGCAACCTGTTCGCGGGCGATTTCCACGACAGGAGGCCGGTCGAACAGGGTGGCCCGCATGCCGGGATGGGCCTTGAGGAATGCGATGGAGTAGGTGGCCGGTCCTCCGGCAAGGTCAAACATGCGCCGGAAGCGGGAGAAGTCCATGGCGTTCAGCACCTCCACGGCGCTGAACTGGGCGATGTTCTGCATGCCGAGGATGAAATTGCGCAGGGCCGCGCCATCGCGTTCCCGCTCGTCGCCGGCTCCGCAGGCGCCGTTGCGGACGCAGTCGGCAAGCCCCGCCCAGGCGTCCCAACTGCCCATGGAGTGGCGGACGATCTCACCCTGCCAGCCGGGCTTGCCGGGCACGAGGCAGGCCGAGGCGGCGGGGCCGTTCACATACAGCCCGTCTTTTTTTTCGAGGAGCTCGATGGCGGCCAGTCCGTCCAGGAGCATGGCCATGCCGCGGGGGCTGCATCCTGTTTTCGCGGCGGCCTCCCCCGATGATGCGGGGTGTTCCAAGTGCGTGAAGACGCCGAGTTCGAGGCCCGCGAAGAGGATTTGCGAGCGCCGGTAGGCCCCGGCAACGCCGCTGATGAGGGTGCTGAACTCCTGGACTTCGCGCATCGCCGGTCAGTCCATCCGCTCCGGCGGGTTGTAGTCGAAATCCTGGCTTTCGATGTACGGGCTGTCCGCGCCGTCCGTCTCGCCGGGCGTGTTCAGGGGCGCTTCCGGGGCGGCGGCATCGCCGTAGGGGGCCGCGTCGGCGTCGCTGTTCGCCGTGTCATACTGCGGGTCCGGCGCGGTTTCAGGCTTGGGCTCCGGTTTCGGCACCGAGGCGGCGGGGGTTTCCTTTTTGGCCGTGTCCGAGGCGCCGGCGCCCTGCATGAGGGCGTCCAGCAGCTTTTCCGGGTCTTTCCGGTTCAACTGGTCAAGCTCGCGCTTCAGGGGGTTGATTTCCTTGGCGACGTCGGTTTTGACCTCGTTCACATAGCCGCGGATGTCGCGCATGGCGCGCATGAAGATTTTGGCGTATTCGGGAAACTTCTCCGGGCCGAAGATGACCAGGGCGATCACCGCCAGCAGAAGCATCTCGCTCATCCCAATGCCCATGTCGAACATGGCGGGGTACCTCAGGCTTTTTCAGCGTTTTCGGCGTTCTGCCGTTTCCGGCGGATCACCAGATAAGAAAGCAGGATGCTCGCCTCGTAGAGGAGCACCAGGGGGGTGAGCATCACCATCATGGAGAAGGGGTCCGGGGGCGTGAGCACGGCGGAGAGAAAGGCCATGCCCACAATGGCAATCTTGCGGTATTCCCGGAGGGTCTGGGGGGTCAGCAATCCCAGATACACCAGAATAAGGACGGCCATGGGGAACTGGAACGCAAGGGCAAAACCGACCAGGCCCTTGATGATGATGTTCAGGGTTTCGGTGATGCGCAGTTGGACCTGCACCCAGGCGGGGGTCCACTCGAGGAGGTAGGGCAGCACGAAGGGAAAGACCCCGAAATACGCGACGGCCACGCCCACCACGGCCAGGGCGCTGCACCCCGCGATGAGAATCTGGACCATGCGCCGCTCGTGCGGGTGAAGGCCGGGGAAAACAAAGGCCATCAACTGCCAAAGAATGTACGGAAGCGCCAAAAGGAACCCGCCGTATCCGGCGATTTTGAACTGGACCAGCACAAACTCAAGCGGGTTTAGGACAGTCCATTCGAGCTGGCGGGCGGGTGCCTTCCGCGGCTCCGCGCCGGGCGCCTGGGCCGGGGCCGCCGCATCGGGCGCGGGGTCCGCGGTGACTATGCCGCGCACACTAAGCGGGG
Encoded proteins:
- a CDS encoding methyltransferase domain-containing protein: MREVQEFSTLISGVAGAYRRSQILFAGLELGVFTHLEHPASSGEAAAKTGCSPRGMAMLLDGLAAIELLEKKDGLYVNGPAASACLVPGKPGWQGEIVRHSMGSWDAWAGLADCVRNGACGAGDERERDGAALRNFILGMQNIAQFSAVEVLNAMDFSRFRRMFDLAGGPATYSIAFLKAHPGMRATLFDRPPVVEIAREQVAAAGLTDRFGFLSGDCHTDPLGGPHDLVFMSNIIHSFSAAENARLVEKAFQVLEPGGVLVIKDFLTENDRSGPAFSLIFALHMLVHTPGGGTYSFGEVAEWTDAAGFAPGHAVPVTPQTRLWVAEKPGTG
- the tatB gene encoding twin-arginine translocase subunit TatB; amino-acid sequence: MFDMGIGMSEMLLLAVIALVIFGPEKFPEYAKIFMRAMRDIRGYVNEVKTDVAKEINPLKRELDQLNRKDPEKLLDALMQGAGASDTAKKETPAASVPKPEPKPETAPDPQYDTANSDADAAPYGDAAAPEAPLNTPGETDGADSPYIESQDFDYNPPERMD
- the tatC gene encoding twin-arginine translocase subunit TatC, producing MAEDDEKRMTFTEHLGELRTRIIRSLIALVVAIFLCYLFSNTIFEQLARPLAPLSVRGIVTADPAPDAAAPAQAPGAEPRKAPARQLEWTVLNPLEFVLVQFKIAGYGGFLLALPYILWQLMAFVFPGLHPHERRMVQILIAGCSALAVVGVAVAYFGVFPFVLPYLLEWTPAWVQVQLRITETLNIIIKGLVGFALAFQFPMAVLILVYLGLLTPQTLREYRKIAIVGMAFLSAVLTPPDPFSMMVMLTPLVLLYEASILLSYLVIRRKRQNAENAEKA